A DNA window from Solanum lycopersicum chromosome 3, SLM_r2.1 contains the following coding sequences:
- the LOC101255179 gene encoding zinc finger protein CONSTANS-LIKE 10 isoform X1: MYAETGLMYPYFQTFPSEIQHFEDFCSSHEPNASMGSTISEYDLGGEGDLFKAPQPILEQPLMGLDPMTSAISMISCSEDAISPQGLKVSDLETSIENEQLLSEVFYECKKDLFEKDALSEVLDMKIPIVKADGSLTADENLVSEGSFQKSISSGCLSSMEWIHGAPMRANFIDFGGMDFGAVYGMRRSFSEGDIKTLGNGNINVIHSPRGQPQIIGTSTSDVRKEQLSRYRNKKNKRNFGRKIKYACRKALADSQPRIRGRFAKTEEMDISKKH; the protein is encoded by the exons ATGTATGCAGAGACTGGGTTAATGTACCCTTACTTTCAGACTTTCCCTTCCGAAATTCAACACTTTGAAGATTTCTGTAGCTCACATGAACCAAATGCATCAATG GGATCAACCATATCAGAATATGACCTCGGGGGAGAAGGGGATCTCTTTAAAGCCCCTCAACCAATTCTTGAACAACCATTGATGGGCCTTGATCCTATGACTTCTGCTATTTCTATGATTTCGTGTTCAGAAGATGCCATCTCCCCCCAAGGACTCAAAGTTTCTGATCTAGAAACTTCAATTGAGAATGAACAACTCCTGAGTGAAGTTTTCTATGAATGCAAAAAAGATCTATTTGAAAAAGATGCGCTCTCTGAAGTCTTGGACATGAAAATTCCTATTGTGAAGGCTGATGGAAGCCTTACTGCAGATGAAAACTTGGTTTCTGAGGGATCCTTCCAGAAAAGTATTAGTTCAGGGTGTCTTAGCTCCATGGAGTGGATACATGGGGCTCCAATGAGGGCAAATTTTATAGATTTTGGTGGAATGGACTTTGGAGCTGTTTATGGTATGCGACGATCATTCAGTGAAGGGGACATAAAG ACTCTGGGCAATGGCAACATAAATGTGATCCATTCTCCACGGGGTCAACCACAGATTATCGGAACTTCCACTTCTGATGTTCGCAAGGAACAGCTCTCCAGATACCGGAACAAGAAGAACAAGAGGAATTTTGGCAGAAAAATCAAG TATGCTTGCAGGAAGGCGTTGGCTGATAGTCAACCAAGGATCCGTGGAAGGTTTGCAAAAACAGAAGAAATGGATATATCGAAGAAGCATTAA
- the LOC101255179 gene encoding zinc finger protein CO3 isoform X3, with amino-acid sequence MGLDPMTSAISMISCSEDAISPQGLKVSDLETSIENEQLLSEVFYECKKDLFEKDALSEVLDMKIPIVKADGSLTADENLVSEGSFQKSISSGCLSSMEWIHGAPMRANFIDFGGMDFGAVYGMRRSFSEGDIKTLGNGNINVIHSPRGQPQIIGTSTSDVRKEQLSRYRNKKNKRNFGRKIKYACRKALADSQPRIRGRFAKTEEMDISKKH; translated from the exons ATGGGCCTTGATCCTATGACTTCTGCTATTTCTATGATTTCGTGTTCAGAAGATGCCATCTCCCCCCAAGGACTCAAAGTTTCTGATCTAGAAACTTCAATTGAGAATGAACAACTCCTGAGTGAAGTTTTCTATGAATGCAAAAAAGATCTATTTGAAAAAGATGCGCTCTCTGAAGTCTTGGACATGAAAATTCCTATTGTGAAGGCTGATGGAAGCCTTACTGCAGATGAAAACTTGGTTTCTGAGGGATCCTTCCAGAAAAGTATTAGTTCAGGGTGTCTTAGCTCCATGGAGTGGATACATGGGGCTCCAATGAGGGCAAATTTTATAGATTTTGGTGGAATGGACTTTGGAGCTGTTTATGGTATGCGACGATCATTCAGTGAAGGGGACATAAAG ACTCTGGGCAATGGCAACATAAATGTGATCCATTCTCCACGGGGTCAACCACAGATTATCGGAACTTCCACTTCTGATGTTCGCAAGGAACAGCTCTCCAGATACCGGAACAAGAAGAACAAGAGGAATTTTGGCAGAAAAATCAAG TATGCTTGCAGGAAGGCGTTGGCTGATAGTCAACCAAGGATCCGTGGAAGGTTTGCAAAAACAGAAGAAATGGATATATCGAAGAAGCATTAA
- the LOC101255179 gene encoding zinc finger protein CO3 isoform X2 yields MGSTISEYDLGGEGDLFKAPQPILEQPLMGLDPMTSAISMISCSEDAISPQGLKVSDLETSIENEQLLSEVFYECKKDLFEKDALSEVLDMKIPIVKADGSLTADENLVSEGSFQKSISSGCLSSMEWIHGAPMRANFIDFGGMDFGAVYGMRRSFSEGDIKTLGNGNINVIHSPRGQPQIIGTSTSDVRKEQLSRYRNKKNKRNFGRKIKYACRKALADSQPRIRGRFAKTEEMDISKKH; encoded by the exons ATG GGATCAACCATATCAGAATATGACCTCGGGGGAGAAGGGGATCTCTTTAAAGCCCCTCAACCAATTCTTGAACAACCATTGATGGGCCTTGATCCTATGACTTCTGCTATTTCTATGATTTCGTGTTCAGAAGATGCCATCTCCCCCCAAGGACTCAAAGTTTCTGATCTAGAAACTTCAATTGAGAATGAACAACTCCTGAGTGAAGTTTTCTATGAATGCAAAAAAGATCTATTTGAAAAAGATGCGCTCTCTGAAGTCTTGGACATGAAAATTCCTATTGTGAAGGCTGATGGAAGCCTTACTGCAGATGAAAACTTGGTTTCTGAGGGATCCTTCCAGAAAAGTATTAGTTCAGGGTGTCTTAGCTCCATGGAGTGGATACATGGGGCTCCAATGAGGGCAAATTTTATAGATTTTGGTGGAATGGACTTTGGAGCTGTTTATGGTATGCGACGATCATTCAGTGAAGGGGACATAAAG ACTCTGGGCAATGGCAACATAAATGTGATCCATTCTCCACGGGGTCAACCACAGATTATCGGAACTTCCACTTCTGATGTTCGCAAGGAACAGCTCTCCAGATACCGGAACAAGAAGAACAAGAGGAATTTTGGCAGAAAAATCAAG TATGCTTGCAGGAAGGCGTTGGCTGATAGTCAACCAAGGATCCGTGGAAGGTTTGCAAAAACAGAAGAAATGGATATATCGAAGAAGCATTAA